ttttttatacaaaTTTTATAACCAAAAAAGTTTACAATTACAATAAAACACgaaaaagaatgaaaaataaacaaactagagttatgatttttatttaatagaagatttcataaattattttacattgtgatctttaaaaaaatattttcattacGATTTTCTTTGGCAGGCATTTTTGAGTGCATGGCATACAACGTGTAGGACTTCAGGGACAACAACTCTAGTTATACCAGCAGGAAAAACGTTCCTTGTGACCAACACAGTTACGCTAACAGGTCCTTGCATGAGCACAAGAATTAACATTGAGGTATAGCTAATATTTAACATGGGGATTGGGGtgctgttaatttttttttcaagtcatatatgattttattacattaaattaaattaattatggGGATTGAGGTACTGTTGATTTTattgtccccgaatgatagctcaagtggtaagagctagaagACATCTGGGTTGGTGGGGAAGGTCCAATGATCAATCCCTGGAGGGTGcattttatctttccaatgtaccaaaaaaaaaaattaaattaattatggTTGGTTAATTAGTTTAGACTAATCAGTAACATATTTGACTCATATTAATGAGCTGATAACACTAATTAAAGGgagattttttaataaaataaatggaTAATTTATGTAATTACTTATTGACTTAGGCTTAGTTTGGGAGTTTTTTGAGAGAGGAAAGGGGAAGGCTTTTAGGGGAATGGAAGGGAATGGgagaaaaaaatagagaaaagttATGGAGGGTTTAAAGGAAATCAAACTCATTACTGCCTAGTGAAAAAAATCTATAATAAGGGGCGAACTTCTCATAAATCTCTATTAATTGTCCCTTCCTCCTCTCTATATCAAACTTTCAAATAAATTCTTGGaagaaattattaattaaaaaatataatggcATACAATAAATAAATGTCtatcaaaagtcaaaacttctgAACGCAATATAAACATATAAATgacttttttgtgtttttcctCCACCCTTGCAGATTCAAGGGGAAATTGTTGCACCTTCTTTTGATGAATGGGGGCCTGCTGATAAATCCAAATGGATTTCAATTTATTATGTCAACCATCTCACAATCAATGGCGCCGGAGGGAAAATCGATGGCTTGGGTTTTACATGGTGGGAAAGATGCAGAAATTGTTTCCGACCCAGAGTATGATAACTCATCCTTTATTTTTGtgattgttaattaattttttaaattactttaAAACTATACTCCTACTTTCACAAGATACCTAAACAACATGTTGATTAATAGAGGAAGACATTTTGACCATCCACTCATTTAGATTTGACTGTCCACTCATTTTGTATTAGTCATTTATAACTATTAACattatttaaagaaaataagaaattatttataattcaatttttttacaagCTACCTTTTATATTAAAGTTTGAAATTTCTTAATAAATAAAAGATTGGAACAAACTAATCCTTTTGCGGGTGATACAGACCTTGAGTTTCCATGGTTGCAATGATCTTACTGTAAGCCATCTGCACCTCGTTAATAGTCCTGGAGGTCACATAGCTCTAGATGGTTCCATTGGTGCAAGTTTCTCTCATATTCACATTCAAGCTCCTGCTAACAGCCCCAACACTGATGGCTTTGACATTGCTAATTCTAGAAATATCTTGATACGAAATTCCAACATAGAAGCTGGTAACCCAAATTTTCAACTCATTAAATAAAATCACAACATGTACAATTTTATCATGCACTAACTTCCTAATTAACAGGTGATGATTGTATTGCCATTAATGGTGGTACATCTTTCATCAATGTTACTCGAGTTGCTTGTGGACCAGGTCATGGGATAAGGTGTGTATCTTGTAAAGTACAGCATTacctttatttttgttttatt
This portion of the Lotus japonicus ecotype B-129 chromosome 3, LjGifu_v1.2 genome encodes:
- the LOC130743536 gene encoding probable polygalacturonase At3g15720, whose product is MDFGARGNGKFDDSHAFLSAWHTTCRTSGTTTLVIPAGKTFLVTNTVTLTGPCMSTRINIEIQGEIVAPSFDEWGPADKSKWISIYYVNHLTINGAGGKIDGLGFTWWERCRNCFRPRTLSFHGCNDLTVSHLHLVNSPGGHIALDGSIGASFSHIHIQAPANSPNTDGFDIANSRNILIRNSNIEAGDDCIAINGGTSFINVTRVACGPGHGISIGSLGRGGAHEIVEEVYVYDCIFTGTSNAARIKTVSGGSGYARKITFEKITLIRAGNPIIIDQHYGLNPTADTSVVVSDVTYRGIHGTSTADLAIKLDCSTSGCFNIVLDQINIVSAIPGRKTYASCHNAHGTVRSSIPSVPCLLR